A stretch of Aureispira sp. CCB-E DNA encodes these proteins:
- a CDS encoding YifB family Mg chelatase-like AAA ATPase, whose product MLVKTFASAVEGIDAQTITIEVSAGGQIVQGKPGYSLVGLPDNAVKEGYWRIETALKEIGYRIPRIKIIINMAPADLKKEGSYYDLPIAIGVMAANKQLPHEQLKDYILMGELSLDGTLRPIKGALPIAIQARKEGFKGIILPKANAREAAIVNKIEVFGVEHLRDVIEFFQGSKELSKTVVDTREEFAYNQTIFSVNFSDVKGQRSIKRAMEIAAAGGHNLILIGPPGAGKTMLAKRFPSILPPLNLGEALETTKIHSVVGLLPEDCSLIHQRPFRNPHHTISDVALVGGGNYPRPGEISLAHNGVLFLDELPEFKRSVLEVLRQPMESRKITISRSKFTVDYPASFMLVASMNPCPCGYYTHPEKECVCSPNAVQNYLNKISGPLMDRIDLHIEVKPVNYDELSDETAQESSEEILNRVIAARQLQTERYKEDQHTYCNAQMESKHLQLFCQLNKASKLLLKRAMEHFQLSARAYDRILKVARTIADLDGQENVHAQHIAEAIQFRSLDKENWVQ is encoded by the coding sequence ATGCTAGTAAAAACATTTGCCAGTGCAGTAGAAGGAATTGATGCGCAAACCATTACCATAGAAGTGAGTGCAGGAGGTCAAATTGTTCAAGGAAAACCAGGGTACTCTTTAGTAGGGCTTCCAGACAATGCCGTCAAAGAAGGTTATTGGCGAATCGAAACAGCACTCAAAGAAATTGGCTATAGAATCCCTCGCATTAAGATTATTATCAATATGGCGCCAGCCGACCTAAAGAAAGAGGGGTCTTATTACGATTTGCCGATTGCCATTGGGGTTATGGCTGCCAATAAGCAATTGCCCCACGAACAATTAAAGGATTATATTTTGATGGGTGAACTCTCTTTGGATGGAACACTTCGACCAATTAAAGGTGCCTTGCCGATTGCCATTCAAGCTAGAAAAGAAGGCTTTAAAGGAATTATTTTGCCAAAGGCGAATGCAAGAGAAGCTGCTATTGTTAACAAAATTGAGGTTTTTGGGGTAGAACACCTGCGAGATGTGATCGAATTTTTTCAAGGAAGCAAAGAACTTTCTAAAACAGTTGTCGATACTCGTGAAGAATTTGCTTACAATCAAACTATTTTCTCTGTTAATTTTTCAGATGTAAAAGGGCAACGCAGCATCAAACGAGCCATGGAAATTGCCGCAGCGGGTGGTCACAACTTGATTTTAATTGGTCCCCCTGGTGCGGGCAAAACCATGCTGGCGAAACGCTTTCCAAGTATTTTGCCTCCTCTCAATCTAGGCGAGGCATTAGAAACAACCAAAATTCACTCTGTAGTAGGGCTACTTCCCGAAGATTGCTCTTTAATTCATCAACGCCCATTTCGAAATCCTCATCATACCATTAGTGACGTGGCTCTGGTAGGTGGCGGCAATTATCCTAGACCTGGTGAAATTTCCTTAGCACACAATGGTGTCCTATTTTTGGACGAACTTCCAGAATTTAAACGCTCGGTACTAGAAGTGTTGCGACAGCCCATGGAATCTAGAAAAATAACTATTTCCCGCTCGAAATTCACGGTCGATTATCCCGCCAGTTTTATGTTAGTAGCATCCATGAACCCCTGCCCTTGTGGTTATTATACACATCCTGAAAAAGAGTGTGTTTGTTCTCCTAATGCAGTTCAAAACTATCTTAACAAAATATCGGGTCCATTGATGGATAGAATTGATTTACACATTGAGGTAAAGCCTGTCAATTATGATGAACTGTCAGATGAAACGGCACAAGAAAGTAGCGAAGAGATATTAAATAGGGTGATTGCTGCAAGGCAGCTACAAACAGAACGTTATAAAGAGGATCAGCATACTTATTGCAATGCACAAATGGAGTCGAAGCATCTCCAACTGTTTTGTCAACTCAACAAAGCCAGCAAGTTATTGCTAAAACGAGCCATGGAACACTTTCAATTATCCGCTCGTGCTTATGATAGAATCCTAAAGGTAGCCCGAACCATTGCCGATCTAGATGGTCAAGAAAACGTCCATGCTCAACATATTGCGGAAGCGATCCAATTTAGAAGCTTGGATAAAGAAAATTGGGTACAATAG
- a CDS encoding oligosaccharide flippase family protein produces the protein MSLLKKLAGETALYGLSSILGRLLTFVFLTPFLTHIFNDDRAQMGIQTDVYAWAAFLMIVFTYRMETAFFRFGSKKEDRATAYKTATSTVVGTTSIFVLLLVALSNPIATQLGYPGHSNYIVWFAFILGFDALVAIPFAMLRLEGKALKFALVKLTNLLIHLGFVFFFLYLLPNYFPQYFDPTMGIGYVFLANLLASGATFLLLLPTYWYKTKTEEGKEATAVFDAALLRRMLIYSMPLVLAGFAGIINEVLDRILLKALLVGDSKDVLEQLGVYGACYKIAIFMNLFTQAFNYAAEPFFFRNADKAYSKLLYANIAFLFTLIGTIGFLGIMLFMDIVQFFVASNYREGLMIVPVLLLANLCLGLYYNLAIWFKLSDQTRYGGMIAVIGASVTILGNILLIPFMMQLGHPGYLGSAWATLFCYATMVVLAYTLGQKHYPIPYPIFRMLGYIVTVVVIYMLYAWTIAPYLVPNSLVSYLVSSTLMLVYLGVIWLVDGTRIKLMLKQVPSE, from the coding sequence GTGTCCCTACTTAAAAAATTAGCAGGTGAAACAGCTTTATATGGGCTTAGTAGCATTCTAGGACGTTTGCTTACATTTGTTTTTTTGACTCCATTTTTGACGCATATTTTCAATGATGATCGTGCTCAAATGGGCATTCAAACAGATGTATACGCTTGGGCAGCTTTCTTAATGATTGTGTTTACCTATCGAATGGAAACAGCTTTTTTTCGATTTGGTTCTAAAAAGGAAGATCGGGCGACAGCTTACAAAACAGCTACATCTACGGTAGTTGGCACAACCAGTATCTTTGTATTGTTGTTGGTGGCACTATCTAACCCCATTGCTACTCAATTAGGGTATCCAGGCCATAGCAACTACATTGTATGGTTTGCTTTTATCTTAGGGTTTGATGCATTGGTTGCCATTCCATTTGCGATGCTTCGACTAGAAGGAAAAGCATTAAAATTTGCCCTTGTTAAGTTGACCAACTTGTTGATACATTTAGGATTTGTATTTTTCTTTTTGTATCTCTTGCCCAATTATTTTCCACAATATTTTGACCCAACTATGGGGATAGGATACGTATTTTTAGCTAATTTGTTAGCGAGTGGAGCTACTTTTTTACTCTTATTGCCTACCTATTGGTACAAAACTAAAACAGAAGAAGGAAAAGAAGCCACAGCAGTATTTGACGCTGCTTTATTAAGAAGGATGCTTATCTACTCAATGCCATTAGTTTTGGCAGGATTTGCAGGTATTATCAATGAAGTATTGGATCGCATTTTACTCAAAGCGCTTTTGGTGGGAGATAGTAAGGACGTCTTGGAACAACTCGGAGTTTATGGAGCCTGTTATAAAATTGCTATTTTCATGAACCTGTTTACCCAAGCTTTTAATTATGCTGCTGAACCATTCTTTTTCCGAAATGCAGATAAAGCCTATTCTAAATTATTATATGCCAATATCGCTTTCCTTTTTACCTTAATCGGAACGATTGGCTTTTTGGGAATCATGCTTTTTATGGATATTGTACAATTTTTCGTTGCCTCCAATTATCGAGAAGGCTTGATGATTGTTCCTGTTCTTTTATTAGCTAATTTATGCTTGGGTTTGTATTACAATCTGGCAATTTGGTTCAAGTTGAGTGACCAAACTCGTTATGGAGGAATGATAGCTGTTATTGGAGCTAGTGTTACTATTTTGGGCAATATTTTATTGATTCCTTTTATGATGCAATTGGGACATCCTGGATACTTAGGATCTGCTTGGGCAACCCTATTTTGCTATGCGACAATGGTTGTGTTAGCTTATACGTTGGGGCAAAAACACTATCCAATTCCCTATCCAATTTTTCGTATGCTAGGATACATTGTCACCGTAGTCGTCATTTATATGCTGTATGCATGGACAATTGCACCATATCTAGTTCCCAATAGCTTGGTCTCTTATCTTGTAAGTAGTACTTTAATGTTGGTTTATTTAGGAGTAATATGGCTTGTTGATGGAACGAGAATCAAACTTATGTTGAAACAAGTTCCCTCAGAATAA
- a CDS encoding enoyl-ACP reductase has protein sequence MILKGKKGIIFGALDDMSIAWKVAEACVAEGAEIVLTNAPVAFRMPGDSNIKVLAEKLNCPAIPADATRLDDLEKLIDKSMEHFGGQFDFVLHSIGMSINIRKGKSYTDLNHDFMQKSFDISSISFHKLMQSLWKKEAIKDWGSVVALTYIGAQRVFPHYSEMAEAKSLLESFARSFGYHFGERNNIRVNTISQSPTMTTAGTGIDGFKEFLDYSENMSPIGNAPAEACAQYCVSLFSDYTRYVTMQNLYHDGGFSNMGMNPAILNK, from the coding sequence ATGATTTTAAAAGGAAAAAAAGGAATTATCTTTGGAGCATTAGATGATATGTCTATTGCATGGAAAGTTGCCGAAGCTTGTGTTGCGGAAGGTGCAGAAATCGTCTTAACCAATGCACCTGTTGCTTTTCGTATGCCAGGTGATTCCAACATAAAAGTTTTAGCTGAAAAATTAAACTGTCCAGCCATTCCAGCGGATGCCACTCGTTTAGATGATTTAGAGAAATTGATTGACAAAAGCATGGAGCATTTTGGTGGTCAATTTGACTTTGTTTTGCACTCTATTGGTATGTCCATCAATATTCGCAAAGGGAAGTCATACACAGATTTAAATCATGACTTTATGCAAAAATCTTTTGACATCTCCTCTATTTCGTTCCATAAGTTGATGCAATCACTATGGAAAAAAGAAGCGATTAAGGATTGGGGTTCTGTTGTTGCCTTGACTTATATCGGTGCACAGCGTGTATTTCCACATTATAGCGAAATGGCAGAAGCAAAATCATTGTTAGAATCATTTGCTCGTTCTTTTGGTTATCACTTTGGAGAACGCAACAATATTCGTGTCAATACAATTTCTCAATCGCCTACTATGACAACAGCAGGTACAGGAATTGACGGATTTAAAGAATTTTTGGATTACTCTGAAAACATGTCTCCGATTGGAAATGCTCCTGCCGAAGCTTGTGCTCAATACTGTGTTTCGTTATTCTCTGACTATACTCGTTATGTCACGATGCAAAATTTATATCACGATGGCGGTTTCTCTAATATGGGAATGAATCCTGCTATTTTGAATAAATAA
- a CDS encoding leucine-rich repeat domain-containing protein translates to MSNLDYKAIIALLKSEDETNHELGFQLLESLGVISSYELAEVISAQPQYLLRSLKNNWTELLELIKRIEFRYQPIANLPENLNLLKNLEVLSISHCTLSDLPKAIGDLTQLERLIINYNTLNHIPKEVSNLKNIIELSLVGSGLNEFPICILELPKLEILSLIDNQIDNLPNGLIRLDKLKKLILRGNALSEVPMELCMLENLEILDLSENNIKRLPGALSVLQNLKILYLSQNPLNKSEQEKVRNILPNTVIHI, encoded by the coding sequence ATGTCTAATTTAGACTATAAAGCAATTATTGCTTTGTTAAAAAGTGAGGATGAAACGAATCATGAACTCGGATTCCAATTGTTAGAAAGTTTAGGTGTTATATCTAGCTATGAGTTAGCAGAAGTGATCAGTGCACAACCACAATATTTATTACGCAGCTTAAAAAATAACTGGACGGAATTGCTGGAATTAATAAAAAGAATAGAGTTCCGTTATCAACCAATTGCTAATTTACCAGAAAACTTAAATCTGCTCAAAAACTTAGAAGTACTATCTATAAGTCACTGTACCTTATCAGATTTGCCCAAGGCAATAGGTGATTTAACCCAACTAGAACGGTTAATTATCAACTATAATACACTAAACCATATCCCCAAAGAAGTCAGTAATTTAAAAAATATAATAGAACTATCCTTAGTTGGAAGTGGTTTGAATGAATTTCCAATCTGTATTCTAGAATTACCAAAGTTAGAAATACTTTCCTTAATTGACAATCAAATTGACAATTTGCCCAATGGATTGATTCGTTTAGACAAGCTCAAAAAACTGATTTTGCGTGGCAATGCTTTAAGTGAAGTTCCCATGGAGTTATGTATGTTAGAAAACTTGGAGATTCTTGATCTCTCCGAGAATAATATCAAACGTTTACCTGGTGCTTTGAGCGTCTTGCAAAACTTGAAAATTCTATATTTAAGCCAGAACCCTTTAAACAAATCTGAACAAGAGAAAGTTCGAAACATTCTTCCCAATACCGTCATTCATATTTAA
- a CDS encoding MbnP family protein produces MLNKLLFLFFLCSYWSLQAQTDVELQIQHKFGKSNYIPNQPYVDDENRVILINRIQYYLSNIELVFDGGQSTLINRQHLLMDGETSIYNLGTVTPEIQQLEAMHLNLGVDPALNNTRPIHHPVGHPLADNAMYSNDQQSYIFVAIEGMIDSDGDQIPDKPFSFRATGDPLFRDLSIQASTSRNGNSLKINLVANISNWLKEIDLELVGNQENGHTDNEKLCDNTDDHKVFYNVATTSVTTLVSPQNQINIDSRLSTAPTIYYDFYTLEQLDMTITNVNGTYFIQRSNLDPQGDFYMDSDLAAGIYIVIFTTPKGIRQCKRFVIRN; encoded by the coding sequence ATGCTCAACAAACTACTCTTCCTCTTTTTTCTCTGTTCTTATTGGAGTTTGCAGGCTCAAACCGATGTAGAATTACAAATTCAACATAAATTCGGAAAATCAAACTATATTCCTAATCAACCTTATGTTGATGATGAAAACCGAGTTATTTTAATCAATAGAATTCAGTACTATTTATCTAATATAGAATTAGTATTCGATGGCGGACAATCCACGCTTATCAATCGGCAACATTTGTTAATGGATGGTGAAACGAGTATATACAACCTAGGAACCGTTACTCCTGAAATACAACAGCTAGAAGCAATGCACCTTAATTTGGGTGTTGATCCTGCACTAAACAATACAAGACCTATCCACCATCCCGTTGGACATCCTTTGGCAGACAATGCTATGTATTCGAATGATCAACAAAGTTATATTTTTGTTGCAATAGAAGGTATGATTGACTCTGATGGCGATCAAATTCCAGACAAGCCATTTAGCTTTCGAGCGACCGGTGATCCATTGTTTCGTGACTTATCCATACAAGCATCTACGAGTCGAAATGGCAATAGCCTAAAGATAAATTTAGTTGCCAATATTTCTAACTGGCTAAAGGAAATTGATCTAGAGTTGGTGGGCAATCAAGAAAATGGACATACCGACAATGAAAAATTATGTGATAACACAGACGATCATAAGGTTTTCTACAATGTTGCTACGACCAGTGTTACAACCTTAGTTTCTCCTCAAAATCAAATTAATATTGACTCTAGGCTTTCAACTGCTCCTACCATTTACTACGATTTTTATACCTTAGAACAACTGGATATGACAATTACTAATGTCAATGGCACCTATTTTATTCAACGTTCTAACCTAGATCCTCAAGGAGATTTTTATATGGACAGCGATTTAGCCGCAGGGATTTATATCGTTATTTTTACTACTCCTAAGGGGATTCGTCAATGCAAACGTTTTGTCATTAGAAATTAA
- a CDS encoding leucine-rich repeat domain-containing protein has product MSIETEQYLRLKNKIYSDLSTKHFSINYWEKLREIPSEINLLQQLETLSIYRNKSIKKYPAELADLPNLKHISLRFNNLKQIPTVFRELNQLETLVLSNNRFLASTQWDYLSNMQALEVLDLSYSLQNLSILPPEIGNLHNLRELNISGNKLKELPSSLKNLTKLEKLHCELNDFESFPSVLVELPQLKELQISAKSLEGLPQEVLQLQHITSLKFTAKSNTKTAYIFPFERLLKNIKNYQFSPELQRFFLDVIRGSLLIKDLDNKQLLTLLNCAIPEYTNQALEEIDIRINNNQFSSFSFPTANDRLVIKGKTKGKVSELKSRVAQHAIQTGVKINRSTTHLLIGSMPGDIYDQIEAYNIALITEQSLVKYLNQLEQPYLLASTEVTDLDNIRQLLHSDQTENILLALEMLKSGGVPEELLTELFLIYKLTRVQKIKRVIYQIVGQYAPLSFVTAIKSRKPIGPLISETARSTNLEYYCKTGALDKKYIAFYLLKKGGYGHLFALFNLDTEDKMAYFEQALQDGHLSLSSLELTQLPDDLGAIKGLTHLDISYNKFTEIPPQLFKCQELTHLYIRGLHEIHKKPEDLWKIPNLEVVYVGYNNKWVGADNTSSVVINGKTIVGR; this is encoded by the coding sequence ATGAGTATCGAAACAGAACAATATTTGCGTCTAAAGAATAAAATATATAGTGACCTAAGCACTAAACATTTTTCAATCAATTACTGGGAGAAACTAAGAGAAATCCCAAGTGAAATCAACTTATTACAACAATTAGAAACTTTAAGCATTTACAGAAACAAGTCTATCAAGAAATATCCTGCGGAATTGGCAGATTTGCCCAACCTAAAGCACATCTCTTTAAGATTTAATAATCTAAAACAAATTCCAACCGTTTTTAGGGAACTAAACCAATTAGAAACTTTGGTACTGTCCAACAATCGCTTCTTGGCTTCTACCCAATGGGATTATTTGTCCAATATGCAGGCCTTAGAAGTGTTGGACCTGAGCTACTCCTTACAAAATTTATCTATCTTACCTCCCGAAATTGGTAATTTACATAATTTAAGGGAATTGAATATTTCAGGCAACAAATTGAAAGAGCTACCTAGCAGCCTAAAAAACCTGACTAAGTTAGAAAAGCTGCACTGCGAACTAAATGATTTTGAGTCTTTTCCAAGTGTATTAGTGGAGCTTCCTCAACTAAAGGAGCTTCAAATTTCTGCTAAGTCCTTAGAAGGGTTGCCACAAGAAGTTCTACAACTACAACACATTACGTCCCTTAAATTTACGGCTAAAAGCAATACAAAAACAGCCTATATTTTTCCATTTGAGCGATTACTTAAGAACATTAAAAACTACCAATTTAGCCCTGAATTGCAACGATTCTTTTTGGATGTCATTCGAGGTAGTCTTCTTATCAAAGATCTTGACAACAAACAATTACTAACCTTACTGAATTGTGCTATTCCTGAATATACCAATCAGGCTTTAGAAGAAATTGACATCCGCATCAATAACAACCAATTTAGTTCCTTTTCGTTCCCTACGGCTAACGACCGATTGGTTATCAAGGGCAAAACAAAAGGAAAAGTATCTGAATTAAAATCTAGGGTGGCACAACACGCTATTCAAACAGGTGTCAAGATTAATCGATCTACGACGCACCTTCTTATTGGAAGTATGCCTGGTGATATTTATGACCAAATAGAAGCCTACAATATTGCTCTAATCACAGAACAAAGTTTAGTAAAATACCTCAATCAACTTGAGCAACCTTATTTATTGGCCTCTACAGAAGTTACGGATCTTGACAATATTCGGCAACTGCTGCACAGTGATCAGACCGAAAATATTTTGTTGGCATTAGAAATGTTGAAAAGTGGTGGCGTTCCTGAAGAACTGTTAACAGAACTATTTTTGATTTATAAATTGACTAGAGTTCAAAAAATTAAACGTGTCATTTATCAAATCGTTGGTCAATATGCTCCATTGTCTTTTGTAACAGCCATCAAAAGTCGCAAACCAATTGGTCCATTAATTTCCGAAACAGCTCGATCAACGAACTTGGAATACTATTGCAAGACAGGTGCCTTAGATAAAAAATATATTGCTTTTTATTTACTCAAAAAAGGCGGTTATGGTCATTTGTTTGCCTTATTTAATTTGGATACCGAGGACAAAATGGCTTATTTTGAACAAGCTTTGCAAGATGGTCATTTATCCTTGTCTAGTTTGGAACTGACACAATTACCCGATGACTTAGGGGCAATTAAAGGGTTGACGCATTTGGATATTTCGTATAACAAATTCACGGAAATCCCCCCCCAACTATTTAAGTGTCAAGAATTGACACATTTGTACATTAGAGGATTGCATGAGATTCACAAAAAACCTGAAGATCTTTGGAAAATCCCTAATTTAGAAGTTGTCTATGTGGGTTACAACAATAAGTGGGTTGGTGCTGACAATACCAGTAGTGTTGTTATAAATGGAAAAACAATAGTAGGTCGATAA
- the zupT gene encoding zinc transporter ZupT, producing the protein MEENVQTAFMLTILAGLSTGIGSLIAFFIKDKSIKFLAFSMGLAAGVMLYLSFMEMLPHAVHSIGATLEHAHNGTWYAIIAFFSGMLLVGAIDRLTPHHHGPHESDTSLDDGDIVINNKKLMRVGVMTAIALAIHNFPEGLATFISALEDPHLGITIAIAIALHNIPEGIGVSMPIYYATGSRKKAFLYSFFSGLVEPLGAILGYFLFMTYLTPFVMGMLIAAVAGIMVFISLDQLLPAAHEYDDHRLSIYGVVLGMFAMAVSLALLVGHHSHHVHHVH; encoded by the coding sequence ATGGAAGAAAACGTACAAACTGCCTTTATGCTCACTATTCTTGCGGGGTTATCTACAGGAATCGGTAGCCTAATTGCATTCTTTATCAAAGACAAGAGCATTAAGTTTTTGGCATTCTCCATGGGCTTAGCAGCTGGGGTTATGCTCTATCTTTCGTTTATGGAAATGTTGCCACATGCTGTACATTCCATTGGTGCTACCTTAGAGCATGCTCACAATGGAACTTGGTATGCCATCATTGCATTTTTCAGCGGCATGTTACTGGTAGGGGCTATTGATCGGCTCACCCCGCATCACCATGGTCCTCACGAATCAGATACCTCCTTGGATGATGGAGATATTGTTATTAATAACAAAAAGTTAATGCGGGTAGGAGTGATGACCGCCATTGCTCTAGCCATCCACAATTTCCCTGAAGGTTTGGCTACTTTTATTTCTGCCTTAGAAGATCCACACTTGGGAATAACCATTGCCATTGCCATTGCGCTGCATAATATTCCAGAAGGAATTGGTGTCTCTATGCCTATTTATTATGCAACAGGTAGTAGAAAAAAAGCCTTTTTATATTCTTTTTTCTCAGGTTTGGTGGAACCTCTTGGCGCAATATTGGGTTATTTTCTATTCATGACTTATCTTACACCATTCGTCATGGGAATGCTTATTGCTGCTGTAGCAGGAATTATGGTCTTTATTTCTTTAGATCAATTGCTCCCTGCTGCCCATGAATACGACGATCATCGTTTATCTATTTATGGAGTTGTTTTAGGAATGTTTGCAATGGCAGTTAGTCTTGCTTTATTGGTTGGACATCATTCTCACCACGTACATCATGTACATTAG
- a CDS encoding RNA polymerase sigma factor yields MSKYSNILTQLRSGDNKKAIAVLYQSFPMIRKLICNNGGNDADAQDVFQDALLVLYRNAQKPEFELTCAPSTYLYSVARFLWKDLLKKRNKEVSLEYDTRDQAALESDLELYQEQNNKSSQLASVLRQLGDKCKLLLQAYYYKKMSMKEIAQTFEYSSVNSAKTQKYKCIERAKKIASNQLPSTSKL; encoded by the coding sequence ATGTCCAAATATTCTAATATACTGACGCAACTTAGGTCTGGAGACAACAAAAAGGCAATTGCTGTTTTGTATCAATCCTTTCCGATGATACGCAAATTAATTTGCAATAATGGAGGCAATGATGCCGATGCACAAGATGTCTTTCAAGATGCCTTGCTCGTGCTTTATCGAAATGCTCAAAAACCAGAGTTTGAATTAACTTGTGCTCCTAGCACGTATTTATATAGTGTTGCGCGTTTTCTGTGGAAAGATTTGCTCAAAAAACGAAATAAAGAAGTTTCGTTGGAATACGATACACGAGACCAAGCTGCCTTAGAATCCGATTTAGAACTTTACCAAGAACAAAATAATAAATCATCCCAACTGGCTTCTGTATTGCGACAACTTGGCGATAAATGCAAGTTATTATTACAAGCCTATTATTACAAAAAAATGTCGATGAAGGAAATTGCTCAAACCTTTGAGTACAGCAGTGTTAATAGTGCCAAAACACAAAAGTACAAATGCATTGAGCGAGCAAAAAAAATTGCTAGCAACCAGCTTCCATCAACATCTAAACTGTAA
- the recR gene encoding recombination mediator RecR has translation MNLSSKLLENTVEVFATLPGIGKKTALRLALHLLQTESTEVTQFCEAILNMKKHIQFCSSCHNIADDETCSICLSPKRDKTTICVVESIKEVMAIENTQQFNGVYHVLGGVISPIEGIGPNQLNIDSLLDRIEREQTKELIMAISPTIEGETTIFYISKQLKESAVKISTIARGVSFGGELEYADELTLGRSILSRVAYKK, from the coding sequence ATGAATCTATCTTCCAAATTACTCGAAAACACTGTTGAAGTTTTTGCCACTCTTCCAGGTATTGGAAAAAAAACAGCTTTGCGTTTAGCTTTGCATTTACTTCAAACAGAAAGCACGGAAGTGACGCAGTTTTGTGAAGCCATTCTAAATATGAAAAAACACATTCAGTTTTGTTCTTCTTGTCATAATATTGCCGATGACGAAACTTGTAGTATTTGCTTGTCTCCAAAACGAGACAAAACGACGATTTGTGTTGTTGAAAGCATAAAAGAGGTCATGGCAATTGAAAACACACAACAATTTAATGGTGTTTATCATGTATTGGGTGGTGTCATCTCTCCTATTGAAGGCATTGGTCCCAACCAACTTAACATTGATAGCTTATTGGATCGTATAGAAAGAGAACAAACCAAAGAATTGATTATGGCCATCAGTCCCACAATAGAAGGAGAAACGACCATCTTTTATATTTCCAAACAGTTAAAAGAAAGTGCTGTCAAAATCTCTACGATTGCTAGAGGCGTTTCTTTTGGAGGAGAGTTAGAATATGCCGATGAGTTAACACTAGGTCGTTCGATTTTGTCAAGAGTTGCTTATAAGAAGTAA
- a CDS encoding OmpA family protein codes for MCRVVAQTVDSLVPTEDQALLSVIVLDMEENPRPKDKIIFQGKHSQLTFEGIADLHGAFSILLPEGDTYFIKIQGLGNSVDFDELSIPKQKGKISGEIAIRYRPARTFNLDDVHFETNKATLLPPSFASLDELAEVLLLKKDLYVEIAGHTDNVGDSSSNLLLSQKRADAVVKYLIQKGVPANQLTAKGYGESNPIADNNTQEGRRENRRTEARVL; via the coding sequence ATGTGTAGAGTTGTAGCGCAAACCGTAGACAGTTTAGTTCCTACAGAAGATCAGGCCTTATTATCCGTGATTGTTCTGGACATGGAAGAAAACCCAAGACCTAAAGATAAAATTATCTTTCAAGGTAAGCATTCTCAATTAACCTTTGAAGGCATCGCCGACCTTCATGGCGCCTTCTCTATTTTATTACCAGAAGGAGATACTTATTTCATCAAAATTCAAGGCTTGGGCAATAGTGTTGATTTTGACGAACTGTCTATCCCTAAGCAAAAGGGTAAAATAAGTGGTGAGATTGCCATCCGATATCGTCCTGCTCGCACATTCAATTTGGATGATGTACATTTTGAAACAAACAAAGCAACATTGCTCCCCCCATCCTTCGCTTCACTTGATGAGCTTGCTGAAGTATTATTATTAAAAAAGGATTTGTATGTAGAAATAGCAGGGCATACCGATAACGTTGGTGATTCATCTAGCAATCTCTTGCTTTCTCAAAAAAGAGCAGACGCTGTTGTCAAATATTTGATACAAAAAGGGGTACCTGCTAATCAGCTAACGGCCAAAGGATATGGTGAATCAAACCCCATTGCCGATAATAATACACAAGAAGGCAGAAGAGAAAACCGCCGTACAGAGGCGAGAGTTTTATAA